A window of the Xenopus laevis strain J_2021 chromosome 9_10L, Xenopus_laevis_v10.1, whole genome shotgun sequence genome harbors these coding sequences:
- the nfe2l1.L gene encoding endoplasmic reticulum membrane sensor NFE2L1 isoform X2 has product MLSLKKYLTEGLIQFTILLSLMGVRLDLDSYLPSHLPPLHEIILGPTSAYTQTQFHSLRGTSDGYGVHPKSVDLDQFFTSRRLLGCVRALDRLTVPSTEVDAWLVHRETEGSVSSAQTGSSRPSDSPPDLNSSGSEPNRDGQGLEELGATAQPGSSDLSKEDIDLIDILWRQDIDLGVGREDFENRQQQNENEDVWEPLRDGAEPLEPALQVDGETGESIRRFPASNTSGLPDAEPRPEVSDRTDLLLSPLIPDMRASLDLEEQWQDLMSLMDMQAMEVNSSAEDPLYLSLDPPLQLDVNLDQASLPGCSHNTSSLFTPTLEPFSASESPVPQLSSHNSTDLNSTFGFTNLTGLLFQSQLNNTGNITSPTTMPDPLCGLLDEALLDEISLMELALEEGFSQVQTSQLQEELDSDSGLSLDSHHSPLSPSGSESSSSSSCSSSSSSSSFSEEGAVGYSSDSEMIELEESEEANDYQPQYSKFCRMSSQDPSRFRHLPFLEHVGHNHTYNMAPEEPEEMQPIMERNSRRQAGFLDRQAGRDEQRARAMKIPFSNDKIINLPVEEFNDLLAKYQLSEAQLCLIRDIRRRGKNKMAAQNCRKRKLDTILNLEQEVKHLNRERSSQLREKGENLRSLQRMKQEVEHLYQEVFSQLRDQNGRPYSPQQYALHYTSNGSVILTPRNAGGQQGRRPERKDRRK; this is encoded by the exons ATGCTGTCTCTGAAGAAGTATCTCACTGAGGGTCTGATTCAGTTCACCATTCTGCTAAGCCTGATGGGTGTACGTTTGGACCTGGATTCTTACCTACCTTCTCATCTGCCCCCTTTGCACGAGATTATCCTAGGACCTACCTCCGCCTACACCCAGACCCAGTTCCACAGCCTGAGAGGCACTTCAGACGGCTATGGGGTACATCCCAAAAGTGTCGATCTGGACCAGTTCTTCACATCCAGGAGACTGCTGGGCTGTGTGCGAGCCCTCGACCGCCTGACCGTGCCCAGCACAGAGGTAGACGCGTGGCTAGTGCACAGGGAAACTGAGGGATCCGTATCAAGTGCACAGACTGGCTCTAGCCGTCCCTCAGACAGCCCACCGGATCTAAACAGCTCTGGATCAGAACCAAATCGTGACGGGCAAGGGCTGGAAGAACTGGGGGCAACTGCTCAGCCTGGAAGTTCAGATTTGAGCAAGGAG GATATTGACCTGATTGATATTTTGTGGCGCCAGGATATTGACTTGGGTGTTGGGCGTGAAGATTTTGAGAATCGACAGCAGCAGAATGAAAACGAGGACGTGTGGGAACCCCTAAGAGATGGCGCAGAGCCCCTGGAGCCTGCTCTGCAGGTGGATGGAGAGACCGGGGAGAGTATCCGTCGG TTTCCTGCGTCTAACACCTCTGGTCTCCCTGATGCTGAGCCACGCCCTGAGGTGTCTGATAGAACAGACCTCCTATTGTCCCCTTTAATACCAGATATGAGGGCCTCTTTGGATCTGGAAGAGCAGTGGCAGGACCTAATGTCTCTCATGGATATGCAG GCAATGGAAGTGAATAGCTCCGCTGAGGATCCCTTGTATCTGAGTTTGGATCCACCACTTCAACTGGATGTGAATCTGGATCAGGCTTCCCTCCCAGGCTGCTCTCACAATACGTCTTCCCTTTTCACTCCCACCCTAGAGCCTTTCTCAGCTTCTGAGTCCCCTGTGCCACAACTCTCTTCCCACAATTCCACTGACCTAAACTCAACATTTGgctttactaatctgactggacTCCTATTCCAGTCACAGCTGAACAATACAGGAAACATCACATCCCCTACCACCATGCCGGACCCTCTTTGTGGACTTCTGGATGAAGCTCTGCTGGATGAAATCAGCTTGATGGAACTAGCCCTTGAAGAAGGCTTCAGTCAGGTTCAGACTTCACAGCTCCAGGAAGAACTGGATTCAGATTCTGGTCTGTCCTTGGATTCGCATCACAGCCCTTTGTCTCCCAGTGGATCTGAAtcgtcctcttcttcctcttgctCATCATCTTCTTCATCATCTTCATTCTCTGAAGAGGGAGCAGTGGGGTACAGCTCTGATTCTGAAATGATTGAGCTAGAGGAGTCTGAAGAAGCCAATGATTATCAACCGCAATACAGTAAGTTCTGCAGGATGAGTTCCCAGGATCCCAGTCGATTCCGACACCTGCCTTTCCTGGAGCATGTTGGGCACAATCACACATACAACATGGCTCCCGAGGAGCCAGAGGAAATGCAGCCAATCATGGAGAGGAATAGCCGGAGACAGGCAGGTTTTCTAGACAGACAGGCGGGTCGTGATGAACAAAGGGCCAGGGCTATGAAGATTCCATTCAGTAATGACAAGATCATTAACCTGCCTGTGGAGGAGTTTAACGACTTGCTTGCCAAGTACCAGTTAAGTGAAGCGCAGCTCTGTTTGATAAGGGACATCCGCAGGAGAGGCAAGAACAAAATGGCAGCCCAAAACTGTCGCAAGAGAAAGTTGGATACGATTCTGAACCTGGAGCAAGAAGTGAAACACCTCAATCGGGAACGGAGCTCACAGCTTCGGGAGAAAGGAGAAAACCTGAGATCCCTGCAGAGAATGAAACAGGAAGTAGAGCATCTGTATCAGGAAGTGTTTAGCCAATTGAGAGACCAGAATGGCCGTCCATATTCTCCCCAGCAATATGCCTTGCACTACACAAGCAACGGCAGCGTAATACTCACTCCTCGCAACGCTGGCGGTCAACAGGGCCGCAGGCCTGAGAGGAAGGATCGGAGGAAGTGA
- the nfe2l1.L gene encoding endoplasmic reticulum membrane sensor NFE2L1 isoform X1, whose amino-acid sequence MLSLKKYLTEGLIQFTILLSLMGVRLDLDSYLPSHLPPLHEIILGPTSAYTQTQFHSLRGTSDGYGVHPKSVDLDQFFTSRRLLGCVRALDRLTVPSTEVDAWLVHRETEGSVSSAQTGSSRPSDSPPDLNSSGSEPNRDGQGLEELGATAQPGSSDLSKEDIDLIDILWRQDIDLGVGREDFENRQQQNENEDVWEPLRDGAEPLEPALQVDGETGESIRRDQTALSLEECLSLLDVTFPFGDSPEFPASNTSGLPDAEPRPEVSDRTDLLLSPLIPDMRASLDLEEQWQDLMSLMDMQAMEVNSSAEDPLYLSLDPPLQLDVNLDQASLPGCSHNTSSLFTPTLEPFSASESPVPQLSSHNSTDLNSTFGFTNLTGLLFQSQLNNTGNITSPTTMPDPLCGLLDEALLDEISLMELALEEGFSQVQTSQLQEELDSDSGLSLDSHHSPLSPSGSESSSSSSCSSSSSSSSFSEEGAVGYSSDSEMIELEESEEANDYQPQYSKFCRMSSQDPSRFRHLPFLEHVGHNHTYNMAPEEPEEMQPIMERNSRRQAGFLDRQAGRDEQRARAMKIPFSNDKIINLPVEEFNDLLAKYQLSEAQLCLIRDIRRRGKNKMAAQNCRKRKLDTILNLEQEVKHLNRERSSQLREKGENLRSLQRMKQEVEHLYQEVFSQLRDQNGRPYSPQQYALHYTSNGSVILTPRNAGGQQGRRPERKDRRK is encoded by the exons ATGCTGTCTCTGAAGAAGTATCTCACTGAGGGTCTGATTCAGTTCACCATTCTGCTAAGCCTGATGGGTGTACGTTTGGACCTGGATTCTTACCTACCTTCTCATCTGCCCCCTTTGCACGAGATTATCCTAGGACCTACCTCCGCCTACACCCAGACCCAGTTCCACAGCCTGAGAGGCACTTCAGACGGCTATGGGGTACATCCCAAAAGTGTCGATCTGGACCAGTTCTTCACATCCAGGAGACTGCTGGGCTGTGTGCGAGCCCTCGACCGCCTGACCGTGCCCAGCACAGAGGTAGACGCGTGGCTAGTGCACAGGGAAACTGAGGGATCCGTATCAAGTGCACAGACTGGCTCTAGCCGTCCCTCAGACAGCCCACCGGATCTAAACAGCTCTGGATCAGAACCAAATCGTGACGGGCAAGGGCTGGAAGAACTGGGGGCAACTGCTCAGCCTGGAAGTTCAGATTTGAGCAAGGAG GATATTGACCTGATTGATATTTTGTGGCGCCAGGATATTGACTTGGGTGTTGGGCGTGAAGATTTTGAGAATCGACAGCAGCAGAATGAAAACGAGGACGTGTGGGAACCCCTAAGAGATGGCGCAGAGCCCCTGGAGCCTGCTCTGCAGGTGGATGGAGAGACCGGGGAGAGTATCCGTCGG GATCAGACTGCTCTCTCCTTGGAGGAATGTCTGAGTCTCCtggatgttacttttccttttggTGACTCTCCTGAG TTTCCTGCGTCTAACACCTCTGGTCTCCCTGATGCTGAGCCACGCCCTGAGGTGTCTGATAGAACAGACCTCCTATTGTCCCCTTTAATACCAGATATGAGGGCCTCTTTGGATCTGGAAGAGCAGTGGCAGGACCTAATGTCTCTCATGGATATGCAG GCAATGGAAGTGAATAGCTCCGCTGAGGATCCCTTGTATCTGAGTTTGGATCCACCACTTCAACTGGATGTGAATCTGGATCAGGCTTCCCTCCCAGGCTGCTCTCACAATACGTCTTCCCTTTTCACTCCCACCCTAGAGCCTTTCTCAGCTTCTGAGTCCCCTGTGCCACAACTCTCTTCCCACAATTCCACTGACCTAAACTCAACATTTGgctttactaatctgactggacTCCTATTCCAGTCACAGCTGAACAATACAGGAAACATCACATCCCCTACCACCATGCCGGACCCTCTTTGTGGACTTCTGGATGAAGCTCTGCTGGATGAAATCAGCTTGATGGAACTAGCCCTTGAAGAAGGCTTCAGTCAGGTTCAGACTTCACAGCTCCAGGAAGAACTGGATTCAGATTCTGGTCTGTCCTTGGATTCGCATCACAGCCCTTTGTCTCCCAGTGGATCTGAAtcgtcctcttcttcctcttgctCATCATCTTCTTCATCATCTTCATTCTCTGAAGAGGGAGCAGTGGGGTACAGCTCTGATTCTGAAATGATTGAGCTAGAGGAGTCTGAAGAAGCCAATGATTATCAACCGCAATACAGTAAGTTCTGCAGGATGAGTTCCCAGGATCCCAGTCGATTCCGACACCTGCCTTTCCTGGAGCATGTTGGGCACAATCACACATACAACATGGCTCCCGAGGAGCCAGAGGAAATGCAGCCAATCATGGAGAGGAATAGCCGGAGACAGGCAGGTTTTCTAGACAGACAGGCGGGTCGTGATGAACAAAGGGCCAGGGCTATGAAGATTCCATTCAGTAATGACAAGATCATTAACCTGCCTGTGGAGGAGTTTAACGACTTGCTTGCCAAGTACCAGTTAAGTGAAGCGCAGCTCTGTTTGATAAGGGACATCCGCAGGAGAGGCAAGAACAAAATGGCAGCCCAAAACTGTCGCAAGAGAAAGTTGGATACGATTCTGAACCTGGAGCAAGAAGTGAAACACCTCAATCGGGAACGGAGCTCACAGCTTCGGGAGAAAGGAGAAAACCTGAGATCCCTGCAGAGAATGAAACAGGAAGTAGAGCATCTGTATCAGGAAGTGTTTAGCCAATTGAGAGACCAGAATGGCCGTCCATATTCTCCCCAGCAATATGCCTTGCACTACACAAGCAACGGCAGCGTAATACTCACTCCTCGCAACGCTGGCGGTCAACAGGGCCGCAGGCCTGAGAGGAAGGATCGGAGGAAGTGA
- the copz2.L gene encoding coatomer subunit zeta-1, with protein MGMGGGNGRGRGLESGSAWELNMSRTDSLPDPSLYTVKAVIILDQDGHRLLAKYYENDFPSLAEQQDFEKQIFRRSHKAESEVLLVDGVTALCQKLSDITCYIIGGLHENELLLLAALTCICESLCHMLRKHVDRSSLLENMDTAFLVLDEIIDQGVILESDYQQVVQRLSFKSISEPAFGFVLFDYLTGSGEQGTSQKDQA; from the exons ATGGGAATGGGAGGAGGGAATGGGAGGGGGCGTGGCTTGGAGTCAGGAAGCGCCTGGGAGCTAAACATGAGCCGCACGGACAGTCTGCCG GATCCGTCACTTTACACAGTGAAAGCCGTTATCATTCTGGACCAGGATGGACACAGACTACTGGCCAAA TATTACGAGAACGACTTCCCGTCCCTGGCGGAGCAACAAGACTTTGAGAAGCAGATTTTCAGAAGGAGTCACAAAGCAGAAA GTGAAGTGCTGCTTGTGGATGGTGTGACTGCATTGTGCCAGAAGTTATCTGACATCACGTGTTACATCATCGGTGGACTCCATGAGAATGAG CTTCTCCTTCTAGCCGCCCTGACTTGTATTTGTGAGAGTCTGTGCCACATGCTGCG GAAACACGTGGACCGGAGCTCCCTGCTGGAGAACATGGATACGGCCTTCCTCGTCCTGGATGAGATTATAGACCAGGG GGTAATTCTGGAGAGCGATTATCAGCAGGTTGTGCAGCGACTCAGCTTCAAG AGCATCTCGGAGCCAGCCTTTGGCTTTGTGCTGTTTGACTATCTGACTGGCAGCGGAGAGCAGGGCACAAGCCAAAAAGATCAGGCATAG